From Algoriphagus sp. NG3, the proteins below share one genomic window:
- a CDS encoding c-type cytochrome — protein MHLLRLVFYFFIVLSFSSCTKMVVENPSNPSPARTAEEELQTFQLEPGFKIQLVASEPMVQDPVFITFDEDGRLWVVEMRGFMTDTLGSAEDKPIGRISVLEDMDGDGVMDKSTVYLDSLVMPRALGFFADGVLVSENLALWVTKDLDGDLKADTKTLLDSTYASSGNPEHSDNGLLRNVDNWYYNAKSRLRYKYKKGEWVRDSTEFRGQWGISQDDIGRLYYNYNWSQLHADMVPPNYFSRNPNHNPSTGIDHGVTLDRSVYPIRETPAVNRGYIPGVLSENQRLLEFTAACSPWIYRATLFPEEFYGNAFVAEPAGNLVKRNVLAQIGSKVEGNDPNPGREFLASTDERFRPVDFTTGPDGALYIADMYRGLIQHGEYLTPYLTEQTVGRGLVMPVHLGRIWKIVPDDESPRPKVKLSGASASELIQYLSDEDGWYRDMAQRILIEQENPLVKDALVNLAMDTHAGELGRFHALWTLEGLDLLDEDVLFQLLENEHGLLQNTALRLLEPFVLESSESRSKLALLMRSLAMNASESEALQLALSSHVLSPQEQGEVLKPILSTFGSQAMIRDAMLSSLGKREFNLLTILWNASQWDQQDQNNGIFLEMLTTAVVRGGAIGELKSLIALADSPGKELDWKQKIVISGMSIEAANAKGRTPISLPSGPSLFLRTDLPVDESRLEMLKRLFTWPGFKASETLVAANQLDDKALKQFSIGRQKFMVGCAGCHGSDGAGAPRMGPPLAGSEWVTGDERRLAMILLHGLEGPIEVAGKIYDAPEILPVMPAHATLDDSSIAAILTYIRNEWGNHASPVSGRLVSSTRMTSQGRVYPWSAEELNKHMETLRSPDTK, from the coding sequence ATGCACCTATTACGCCTAGTGTTCTATTTTTTTATTGTATTGAGCTTTTCTTCATGCACCAAAATGGTAGTGGAAAACCCTTCCAATCCCTCTCCGGCAAGAACAGCGGAAGAAGAACTGCAGACTTTCCAGCTGGAGCCTGGCTTCAAAATCCAGTTGGTTGCCTCGGAGCCTATGGTTCAGGATCCGGTTTTTATCACTTTTGATGAGGATGGCAGACTGTGGGTTGTAGAAATGCGAGGATTTATGACCGACACATTGGGTTCTGCGGAGGATAAGCCTATTGGCAGGATATCGGTTTTGGAAGATATGGATGGTGATGGCGTTATGGATAAAAGTACAGTTTACCTGGATAGCCTAGTTATGCCTAGAGCCTTAGGTTTTTTCGCTGATGGTGTGCTGGTATCTGAGAATTTAGCCCTCTGGGTGACGAAGGATTTGGATGGAGATCTGAAGGCTGACACTAAGACATTGCTGGATTCCACCTATGCTTCCTCGGGAAACCCTGAGCATTCGGATAATGGTCTGCTTAGGAATGTGGACAATTGGTATTACAATGCCAAGTCAAGATTGAGGTACAAGTACAAAAAGGGGGAGTGGGTCAGGGATTCTACAGAATTCCGTGGTCAGTGGGGGATCAGTCAAGATGATATAGGACGATTGTATTATAACTATAACTGGTCACAGCTTCACGCAGACATGGTGCCGCCAAACTACTTTTCCCGTAATCCAAATCATAATCCATCCACTGGGATTGATCATGGAGTTACCTTGGATAGATCGGTCTATCCCATCCGGGAGACCCCTGCTGTGAATAGAGGCTACATCCCCGGAGTGCTTAGCGAAAACCAACGCTTATTGGAGTTTACTGCAGCCTGTTCTCCGTGGATCTATAGGGCTACTTTGTTTCCTGAAGAGTTTTATGGAAATGCCTTCGTAGCTGAGCCTGCAGGTAATTTAGTCAAGCGGAATGTGCTGGCGCAAATCGGATCCAAGGTAGAAGGCAATGATCCGAATCCAGGAAGAGAGTTTCTAGCGTCTACGGATGAGCGTTTTAGACCAGTTGATTTCACTACTGGGCCAGATGGAGCATTGTACATAGCTGATATGTACCGGGGATTGATTCAGCATGGGGAGTATTTGACCCCTTACCTTACAGAGCAGACCGTGGGAAGAGGGTTGGTGATGCCAGTGCATTTGGGAAGAATATGGAAAATTGTCCCTGATGATGAGTCACCCCGACCAAAGGTTAAGCTTTCCGGTGCAAGTGCATCGGAATTGATCCAATACCTTTCTGATGAGGATGGATGGTATAGGGATATGGCCCAGCGTATATTGATTGAGCAGGAAAATCCTCTGGTAAAAGATGCGTTGGTAAACTTGGCTATGGATACCCACGCAGGAGAATTGGGACGCTTTCATGCCCTTTGGACTCTGGAGGGTTTAGATCTTCTGGATGAGGATGTTCTTTTCCAACTTCTCGAAAATGAACATGGATTACTGCAAAATACCGCCTTAAGATTGCTTGAACCCTTTGTCTTGGAATCTTCGGAATCAAGATCAAAACTGGCTTTGCTGATGCGTTCCCTAGCCATGAATGCTTCAGAATCTGAGGCTTTACAATTGGCACTGAGTAGCCATGTGCTTTCACCCCAAGAGCAAGGAGAAGTTCTGAAACCCATTCTTTCAACCTTTGGATCTCAGGCCATGATAAGGGATGCTATGCTTAGCAGTTTAGGGAAGAGAGAGTTTAACCTGCTTACTATTCTGTGGAACGCTTCTCAATGGGATCAACAAGACCAAAACAACGGGATTTTTCTGGAAATGCTGACTACTGCGGTAGTAAGGGGAGGGGCGATTGGGGAATTGAAATCCCTGATAGCTCTAGCTGATTCACCAGGCAAAGAACTGGATTGGAAACAAAAAATAGTGATTTCAGGGATGTCAATTGAAGCAGCCAATGCTAAAGGCAGGACTCCTATTTCGCTGCCATCTGGGCCTTCACTATTCCTGCGGACAGATTTGCCCGTGGATGAAAGCAGGTTGGAAATGCTTAAAAGACTGTTCACATGGCCAGGTTTTAAAGCTTCCGAAACGCTTGTTGCAGCAAATCAACTCGATGATAAGGCATTGAAGCAGTTCTCTATTGGCCGCCAGAAGTTTATGGTAGGCTGTGCGGGTTGTCATGGCTCCGATGGGGCAGGAGCTCCACGTATGGGGCCGCCATTGGCTGGATCAGAATGGGTGACCGGAGATGAGCGGAGGCTTGCCATGATTTTGTTACACGGGCTGGAGGGGCCTATAGAAGTGGCAGGTAAAATTTATGATGCACCGGAAATTTTACCAGTAATGCCTGCGCACGCCACATTGGACGATTCCAGTATAGCAGCCATTCTTACTTATATCAGAAATGAATGGGGGAATCATGCGTCTCCGGTTTCAGGACGTCTGGTTTCATCGACCAGAATGACTTCACAAGGTCGGGTGTATCCATGGAGTGCAGAAGAATTAAATAAGCATATGGAAACTTTACGTTCACCTGATACAAAATAA
- a CDS encoding cupin domain-containing protein, whose product MIKNCLIIALTLLTTFFAHKSGLTTKEVPQSITLIESQVSWNGDSLPNYPMSKPQISILKITIPAHSDLPLHYHPVINAGVLIKGELLVIDEDGNELSLKAGDPIIEVVNKKHLGRNNGEEDAEIIVFYAGSPGMEITKKVQ is encoded by the coding sequence ATGATTAAAAACTGTTTGATTATCGCTCTGACCCTGCTTACTACGTTTTTTGCCCATAAAAGTGGACTGACGACAAAAGAAGTCCCCCAATCCATCACCTTGATCGAGTCACAGGTGTCTTGGAACGGTGACTCTTTACCAAATTATCCTATGTCAAAGCCTCAGATTTCAATTTTAAAAATCACCATCCCTGCCCATTCTGACCTTCCGCTACATTATCATCCGGTAATCAATGCCGGCGTGCTTATCAAGGGAGAACTGTTAGTAATCGACGAAGATGGAAATGAACTTTCACTCAAAGCAGGCGACCCCATCATAGAAGTAGTAAATAAAAAACACTTGGGAAGAAATAATGGAGAGGAAGATGCTGAAATAATTGTCTTTTATGCAGGTTCTCCAGGCATGGAGATTACCAAAAAAGTACAATAG
- a CDS encoding cellulase family glycosylhydrolase, with product MNNLFRFLVLMLFVSLTFFSCGEDEETEPVNLSLSTEILNFDAEGGTQTFTITSNSSWTIENASLYADVTPLSGSGNSQVTVNVDSNDEETSRIFYVKVRAEAIQRDVAVVQKVAEPSFPDYYIPADNTGMRDIPSIELAREMGYGWNLGNSLDAIGGETAWGNPKTTKSLIDAVKAAGFNAVRIPVAWSKFSNPSTFEIDEAWMARVTEVVDYVIENEIYALINIHWDEGWMQPTFAQQDYVNERLEKMWVQIALNFRDYDDHLLFAGTNEVMVEGDYSTPKPEYYQVQNSFNQTFVDAVRSTGGRNTFRNLVVQTFNTNIDHGINFFDMPEDATSGRLMVEAHYYDPYEFALQENESITQWGGNATDPSKKASWGDESHADSQFLKMKTAFVDQGVPVLLGEFGAVDKKAAENHQYRKEYLTYLTQSMISNEIVPFYWDNGFAGDYGFALFNRETGEQLYPDLIKAVVGN from the coding sequence ATGAATAACCTGTTTAGATTTCTGGTATTAATGCTGTTTGTTTCTCTGACTTTTTTCTCTTGCGGAGAAGATGAAGAAACAGAACCTGTCAATTTATCTCTATCCACAGAAATTCTGAATTTTGATGCTGAAGGAGGAACGCAGACTTTTACTATTACCAGCAATTCTTCTTGGACTATTGAAAATGCTTCCTTATATGCAGATGTCACTCCTTTGTCAGGATCTGGCAATAGTCAAGTGACTGTGAATGTGGATTCAAATGATGAAGAAACTTCAAGAATTTTTTATGTTAAAGTCAGGGCTGAAGCTATTCAGAGGGATGTGGCAGTGGTGCAGAAGGTAGCGGAGCCAAGTTTTCCGGATTATTATATACCTGCAGATAACACGGGCATGCGGGATATCCCTTCTATTGAACTGGCTAGAGAGATGGGATACGGTTGGAATCTAGGTAATAGTCTGGATGCTATAGGGGGAGAGACAGCCTGGGGCAATCCTAAAACCACAAAATCATTGATAGATGCTGTGAAAGCAGCGGGATTTAATGCCGTTCGTATCCCGGTGGCATGGAGTAAGTTTTCTAATCCTTCTACATTTGAAATTGATGAAGCCTGGATGGCTAGAGTCACGGAGGTGGTGGATTATGTAATAGAAAATGAGATATATGCCCTGATCAATATTCATTGGGATGAAGGTTGGATGCAGCCGACTTTTGCACAACAGGACTATGTGAATGAAAGGTTGGAGAAAATGTGGGTTCAAATCGCTCTGAATTTTCGGGATTATGATGATCATTTACTTTTTGCCGGCACCAACGAAGTCATGGTGGAAGGTGATTACTCCACTCCCAAACCCGAATATTATCAGGTTCAGAACTCGTTCAACCAGACGTTTGTAGATGCTGTGAGATCCACTGGTGGGAGAAATACTTTTAGGAACCTCGTAGTTCAGACCTTTAATACCAACATAGATCATGGGATTAATTTCTTTGACATGCCAGAAGATGCGACATCTGGCAGATTGATGGTGGAGGCTCACTATTATGATCCGTATGAATTTGCGCTCCAAGAAAATGAAAGCATCACCCAGTGGGGTGGAAATGCAACCGATCCATCTAAAAAAGCAAGCTGGGGAGATGAGTCGCATGCAGATTCGCAATTTCTCAAAATGAAAACCGCCTTTGTAGATCAAGGTGTTCCGGTGCTTCTAGGGGAATTTGGTGCGGTAGATAAAAAAGCTGCAGAGAACCACCAATACCGCAAGGAATATCTTACTTACCTTACCCAAAGTATGATTTCCAATGAGATAGTCCCTTTTTATTGGGACAATGGTTTTGCAGGTGATTATGGTTTTGCACTTTTCAATAGAGAAACCGGCGAGCAATTGTATCCCGATCTGATAAAAGCAGTAGTGGGGAATTGA
- a CDS encoding multidrug effflux MFS transporter gives MAKKYSKTEYFKIVLVLGALCTISPFSIDMYLPGFPEMAQTLNTPISNIQLSLTAYLVGIAIGQLFYGPLLDRFGRKKPLYAGLAIYILASIGCALSQTVENLILMRFIQAIGGCAGMVSAQAIVRDIFPVEKTAQAMSLLVLVIAVSPMIAPALGGFVTAAYDWHWVFIILAALTAIIWIATVIVLPSGALPDQEISLRPKQVWNGYLKVLDNRQFLVYMLVGGIAGAAPFAYIASSADVFMNLYGLSEHQFGWIFGILAFAMIGSTQLNHILLRKFSSQQIINFSLHYQVSVGLLLVTGVYFDWFNVYALIALMFVFLTAHGLNGPNTTALSMAPFSRNAGSASAMLGSMRMAIGGIVTAVVSLFHASSAFPMVLGMAACALGGFMVLKMDQLTPGTISKKSHTAFST, from the coding sequence ATGGCAAAAAAATACAGCAAAACAGAATACTTTAAGATAGTGCTGGTACTAGGTGCCTTATGTACAATCTCTCCTTTTTCCATTGACATGTATCTGCCCGGCTTTCCAGAGATGGCGCAGACGCTGAATACGCCTATTTCGAATATTCAACTTTCTCTCACTGCTTATTTGGTCGGAATTGCCATAGGCCAGCTGTTTTACGGCCCATTATTGGATCGATTTGGAAGAAAAAAACCGCTGTATGCTGGGCTGGCGATTTACATTCTGGCTTCCATTGGCTGTGCGCTTTCACAGACTGTAGAAAATCTGATCTTGATGCGCTTTATTCAAGCCATCGGCGGCTGTGCCGGAATGGTTTCAGCTCAGGCGATAGTTAGGGATATTTTTCCTGTGGAAAAAACCGCTCAGGCCATGTCTCTTTTGGTTTTGGTGATCGCAGTATCTCCTATGATCGCACCTGCCTTAGGTGGATTCGTAACCGCTGCTTACGACTGGCACTGGGTATTTATCATCCTTGCGGCCTTGACAGCCATTATATGGATTGCCACTGTGATAGTTCTTCCGTCTGGGGCGTTGCCTGACCAGGAAATTTCCCTACGCCCGAAACAAGTTTGGAATGGATATCTAAAAGTCCTTGACAACCGTCAGTTTCTAGTTTACATGCTTGTGGGTGGTATTGCCGGTGCAGCTCCATTTGCCTACATCGCCAGCTCGGCAGATGTATTTATGAATCTATATGGTCTTTCTGAGCATCAGTTTGGATGGATTTTTGGGATTTTGGCATTTGCGATGATAGGATCCACGCAGTTAAACCACATTTTGCTGCGCAAATTCAGCAGCCAACAAATCATTAATTTCTCTCTGCATTATCAAGTATCTGTAGGATTGCTACTGGTCACTGGTGTCTATTTCGACTGGTTCAATGTGTACGCCCTGATTGCCTTGATGTTTGTATTTCTGACAGCACATGGGTTAAATGGCCCAAACACCACTGCACTTTCTATGGCACCATTTTCCAGAAATGCCGGTTCTGCTTCCGCTATGCTAGGAAGCATGCGGATGGCTATCGGGGGAATAGTGACTGCAGTAGTGAGTCTATTTCATGCCAGTTCAGCTTTTCCTATGGTGCTAGGTATGGCAGCCTGTGCCCTGGGTGGCTTTATGGTATTGAAAATGGACCAGCTTACCCCTGGTACAATCAGTAAAAAATCACACACTGCTTTTTCTACCTAA
- a CDS encoding cation diffusion facilitator family transporter — protein MSNSSLAVRTVIFSMLGNVALAAIKFLAGIFGNSFALIADGIESVVDVFASLLVLFGIKYSSRPADENHPYGHGKAEPLITFLVVVFLIISAGTIAWQAYQHIITPHDLPKPFTLVVLAIIILWKEISFQVVQSRSKKLKSSSLKAEAWHHRSDAITSVAAFIGISIAIFAGEGFEKADDFAALFAVAFILFNCYKIFRPALGEVMDENNYEELTALIREISLTVPGIKGTEKCYIRKAGMEYHVDLHALVDGKLTVTEGHDISHKLKDKLCKVIPELGNVLIHIEPV, from the coding sequence ATGAGCAATTCAAGTTTAGCCGTAAGAACTGTTATTTTCAGCATGCTGGGCAATGTTGCTTTAGCCGCCATAAAATTCTTGGCGGGTATTTTTGGCAATTCCTTTGCGCTGATTGCAGACGGGATAGAGTCTGTGGTGGACGTGTTTGCTTCATTACTTGTCCTATTTGGGATAAAGTACTCCTCCAGACCTGCGGACGAAAACCACCCATATGGTCACGGAAAAGCCGAGCCATTGATCACTTTTCTGGTGGTGGTGTTTTTAATCATCTCAGCAGGCACTATCGCCTGGCAAGCCTACCAGCATATCATCACACCACATGATTTACCCAAACCATTTACTCTGGTCGTATTGGCGATAATTATCCTTTGGAAGGAAATTTCTTTCCAGGTAGTACAGTCACGGAGCAAGAAACTAAAAAGCAGTTCACTCAAAGCTGAAGCCTGGCATCACAGAAGTGATGCGATCACCTCTGTAGCAGCATTTATAGGGATTTCCATTGCGATATTTGCAGGCGAAGGATTTGAAAAAGCAGATGATTTTGCAGCTCTTTTTGCTGTAGCCTTTATTCTTTTCAATTGCTATAAAATCTTCCGTCCAGCCCTCGGTGAAGTGATGGATGAAAACAATTACGAGGAACTCACCGCACTGATCCGCGAAATATCCCTGACTGTTCCTGGCATAAAAGGCACCGAAAAGTGTTATATAAGAAAAGCGGGAATGGAATATCATGTAGATTTACATGCTCTCGTGGATGGAAAACTCACCGTCACCGAAGGCCATGATATTTCACATAAGTTGAAGGACAAACTCTGCAAGGTAATTCCGGAATTGGGAAATGTTTTGATACACATAGAGCCGGTCTGA
- a CDS encoding DEAD/DEAH box helicase, protein MNFSELGLSSQILDAISKAKYDSPYPIQIKAIPAVLEKKDVLGIAPTGSGKTASYILPILQRLQEKSTNKGRMIPVLVLVPTRELASQVAEVTENFARFLTRPVKALSVFGGVSINPQMMKIYGTDILVATPGRLLDLMSKNALNLNQVEVLVLDEADKVLNMGFKEEVDQILEKLPKKRQNILFSATSEESVETLIDALLQDPVRISAEPDTVSPDLIEQYAYRVPMEQKGPFLRYLINSGDWPQILVFASSIRAANNIVTKLSKNGIDALAFHGDKSQGARTEALHRFKTGKTRVLVATDLAARGIDIKFLPLVINYELPRSPKDYVHRIGRTGRAGATGEAISLIAEEDLHHFKVIQKKMKKHVQLRSIDSIEF, encoded by the coding sequence ATGAACTTTTCAGAACTAGGTCTTTCCAGTCAGATCCTTGACGCTATATCCAAGGCAAAATATGACAGCCCATATCCTATACAAATCAAGGCTATTCCGGCTGTTTTGGAAAAAAAAGACGTGCTGGGAATTGCCCCTACCGGTTCTGGAAAAACTGCTTCTTACATTCTGCCTATTCTCCAAAGGCTACAGGAAAAGTCTACTAATAAAGGTAGAATGATCCCTGTGTTAGTACTGGTACCAACCCGGGAACTAGCCAGCCAAGTCGCTGAAGTGACAGAGAATTTCGCTAGGTTCCTGACTAGACCTGTCAAAGCCCTATCCGTTTTTGGCGGGGTGTCCATCAACCCGCAGATGATGAAAATCTATGGTACGGATATTTTGGTGGCTACTCCTGGGCGCTTGCTGGATTTGATGTCTAAAAATGCACTTAACCTTAATCAGGTAGAAGTGTTGGTGCTGGATGAAGCAGATAAGGTGTTGAATATGGGCTTCAAAGAAGAAGTGGATCAGATTCTCGAAAAACTGCCTAAAAAGCGCCAAAACATACTTTTCTCAGCAACTAGCGAGGAATCTGTGGAGACATTAATAGATGCATTGCTACAGGATCCTGTACGTATTTCGGCAGAACCTGACACCGTTTCTCCCGATCTGATCGAGCAATATGCCTACCGCGTTCCCATGGAGCAAAAGGGTCCTTTTCTCCGCTATTTGATCAATTCAGGGGATTGGCCTCAAATTTTGGTGTTTGCCTCCTCGATCCGGGCCGCCAACAATATCGTGACCAAACTCAGCAAAAACGGGATAGACGCACTCGCTTTTCATGGTGACAAAAGCCAAGGAGCAAGAACTGAAGCCCTGCATCGGTTCAAAACAGGGAAAACCAGGGTATTGGTGGCTACTGATCTGGCAGCTAGGGGGATTGACATCAAATTTCTTCCGCTGGTAATCAATTATGAATTGCCTAGATCACCAAAAGATTATGTCCACAGGATCGGAAGAACCGGCCGGGCAGGAGCAACCGGTGAAGCTATTTCCCTGATAGCTGAGGAGGATTTGCATCACTTCAAGGTCATCCAGAAAAAGATGAAAAAGCACGTGCAGCTGAGAAGCATTGATTCTATAGAGTTTTAA